Genomic segment of Cydia fagiglandana chromosome 16, ilCydFagi1.1, whole genome shotgun sequence:
ttttatgaaGTCATTATACTTACACATATACACCTAGTTACCCTCGACTTAGTCAAGTAAATTTATCACTTTATTTCTAACTaagtatatatacctatacaaaaaaTCAAAAAGGGAAAACTAAAATGGTTTCCGTTTCAAGAAAACCTCTACATATAAAGATGACGGTGTAAATTTATGATTAGTTTTTTCCGTTCAGCGAGGGGAGAGCCGCGTAAGATGTTCGCGAAGCGACGCTGTTCAATCTGTGACAAATCACTTtgaataatattcatattttcgAACGGCGGTGAAGTAGAGATCGGAAGGCGAAGACAGGACAAGCAAAAATAACGACAATATTCGAATCACAAGATTTATTTAATGTATGCAATACTGGGCAGCTTAAGCCCATGAATATGTTGGAAAGTGTCTTTATAAACtaatagaatcttgtttaaagGTTACTGCATAAACGCACGTAGAACAGgtttaaatatttgaataaatatacAGCTTTTGTTCGCGTGCGTCATGCCGACACATTCGTTTAGACCCTTCTGCTGAATAGCCAAAATTTGTATCAGTGCCTATTTCTTTCGATAATATACTTCTTTATCCAGATCATCATAGTTTCCTTTACGCTCCAGATCCAATAGGTTATGGGCCCTATCAATGCCCTTTGTGGTATCTCaaatctcaaaaacaaatgacgtTGAAAACGGAATTTTCAGATAAAGAATGTAAGGTATAATGTttgcataaaattattattttagataccgctaattggcttagcagggcagaatAGGTACGTTTTTACATACATAGTGTCGTTCATATGTCGTCGTTATCATACATATACTTTCTTGATGATGAGttccaaaaaaaataaagaagtatctacacataatatttttatcaacaaaAACAATTTCTGATGAAGACTACGTACTTATTTCActgttattaatttcattatttattttctttactgtaatagtacattgcGATACAAGAACGAAAACTAGGAAATTAGCAACCAgcggcgataaattaaaacacgaccggaGTGAGTGATTTATATGAAGCGCCTATTCCTATCTGAGCCCGGTGGGGACACTTGGGAACACACCAGCCCCTGGGACTTGGAAATCTTCTACACTACATCACTCACTTCTACGCCTTCCAAGCTCTTGCAAATCATATCTCACGTCGACAGATTTTGACGAAACATCCCGCACCCAACAACCGCACGGAAGGGCCTATCTTAATAGAATATCGAGCCACATTCGTATTTGCATCGTAGACGGGGACTGGCGCAGTCCCTGAAGGACGATATTTTCAATATTTGTGTGATATACGGtttgaataatattaaaaatacagtTAGCTGTATTGGATTCGCCATTTTTTCTTCCATCCACACGGGGGGtggatttttaaaataaaaagtaaattgtCGTTATTATTAGGGCAAGTTAAATAGTGTACTAACCTAGTCAAAacctaaaacaataaaaatattggaAAATTTTCACGCTATAAATTAAGTCAGATTTATTATGAAAAAGTCAACCTCATATAAAACTTCCACTTTCTTATCTCAAGACAAGAATCACCGACAATTTTGCAAATGTGTCAACTTAGAAAAAATACCCCTGTTTCACTTCACAAAACAATTGTCGCAGACAATTGTGACAACTTTTCTATAAACTTTTGTCACCTATTACTTGACAATTGTCGAATTGTCAGTCGACATATTATTATGTCGCCGACAGTTGACTTATTGCaaatatatgtaagtacattaagttaaataaaaatgacattTAAATATTCACATAGTTATGTAATacgaattattattaataaatatatgaacTGTTATTGACTTTCTGGGGTTATGAACATAAGTTTAATAGTTTTTTGAGTTGCTTTTACTCACATTGTGCATTGGTTGGCATAAATCGCAATGGTATGGCGAATATACCATTGCGATTTGCGACTGCTGTCCAGATGAATTCGCGTGCGTCGAGTTTCACCGTCGAAGACATCTGCGAAGCAAAGCAAGTGCTGTGCAAGTCCATCGGGATCGTCGGCACCTATGTACCTCACCGGAGAGGGGATGAAGCCGGGAAGAAGTCCCTCGAGGATATACAGAAAATCCTGAGGGAGAATAAAGACCGGATTCCGGAGTTTATGGCGACGGGTACTTCTATCCAGCCGTCGTTTGATCCGGATAAGGTTGACGTTCGCTGCTTGTCAAAGGAAATCGTGGCCCTAAAGACAAGATTAGCGGAAGTTATCTCTAAGTTTGAAGCCAGCCTAGTCACTATTGCCGAATTGCGCAACGAAATCACAAGTTTGCGGAATGCTCCAACTCGGTCGGCGGCTTCAAATTTCAAGAACGATCATCGACCTGACACTCATGTTGAGTCGGTTAGTTTGTGTGTTGCTGACACGGTAAAATGTGCCGCACGCGCCGCTGCACCGCCCGCGCGCCCCCCGCGCGTGCGATCGCCCCCTGTCACCTCGAAGTCACGTCAGCGTGCATATGCTGACGTCGCCGGTCAGCCTGTCGCAGCTAACCGGGTCAACTTGCCTGTTAAGGTGAATGAAGCACGGGCTCCACTTAAGGAGAAGTCCTCCCGCACCGATGTGGATAAGGAGGGATTCACACTGGTGGAAAGGAAACGCAAGGCGCGCAGGGCGCCTCGTAAGACTCTGTGTGGCACTGCGGAGCCGGTTAATTCTGGCCTACGAGTTGCGACACCGAGTAAGGCGCTATGCGTGTCACGCTTACATTACTCCGCCGTGGCCGACGAGGTGGTGGAGTACGTCCGCCGGAAGACTGGCTTCACGCTGAGGATGCACCAGCTACAGTCGCGTCACTATGTGCACTTCAGTtcatttgtggtgcgcgtgccgcggtcgctgcaggacaccatcgcaagcgcggacttctggccgaagggtgtggtgtttcggcggttccggggcaacctgccgaaCCCTACGCCGAGTCAGACGACgctacggagccacgccgttacgtcgtcgcccaaatctaatgtttagttaatttaattttttatgtgtattgtttttctttgtcttttcttttactttgtagtttcatagtgccttggttttatactgtaatgctgtgtaacttatttgatcaataaaataaaataaaaaatataatattgcaaaagTACCTAATAACTAGGAGCTATGCAACGAGAATTTCTGATATCatctctttaaaaataaatatgaaaagcATTTTTATAACTAGCTCGCGAATTGCGATGGCGGATAGCataaatactataaataatGCGTAATGTAATGAGGTTTTTAAAGATGCCATCGCTTCGTTACTTGTATCAAAACATCGGTATTTATATGTTTAACTAAACATTCTGAACCTTATTACGAAGACTATAAGGTGTAGAATTTGTCGGTTACTTGTTTTGCTACTTGTACTTGTAGTGCAAGGAAAATTCGAAAGCACAAGGCGCGGTAGGTCACCACTGCGTTGGTCAGACCTAGTCAAAAGTGCATTCAATGAACCACTCGATAGAAGGGCTACAGTATGGGAAgaatggcgacggattgtgaAACTTACCACCGGCCCTGATATAACGACCAcaaccactctgacaagagtgtgacgacaaCGGAGAGTACCATTATATGACATGTATGTTCATGTGACTCTAAACGTATTTTCTCTTTAAGTATAAAACAGTGCTTTAGTCAAAACTAGTTTTCAAAAGACTGGTTGGTTATACTTGCCCACCGTGCCCAACAGTGGGCACGGCGCGGCGTGTCAAGTTGCGAGCTCAAACAGAGCAACGGTATTACTCCGTCCCCCGGCCACGTGCGGCGCTGTGCTGCGTTTGGACAGTTACACTCACTGGATCATTATCGAGCAGGATAGTAAGCAAGTATCTACTTGACTCGTAGTAgcagtagtaaaacactttattgtacaaaaatctaaacaaaacaggaaaaataacattcgccattagtacaagggcgaacttacccctttaagggatctcttccagttaacctttaacCAGTTAACTCGTTTGACCTACAGTTAACACGCACACGAATTAACAACCAGAGCAACACAGGCGAGATTGAGCTTCGTTTGAAAGGACTGTCATTGGATAGAGAGTTTAAATTAGGATAGTAAGTACCCTATGTATTCAGGCTATTCTGAACGTACGGGGTACGAAAATAACCAATTAAATTAGACATTCGGAAGTCACCCTGTAGGTACTACCCGAATAATATATCtatgggtggtattccacctatccaatttctttgtccaatgtataTTGCCCTAAACGTAAACCTGACACCCACCTATCCGAAGTGGCCCTGACCTGGAATATGCCGTAAACGGAAacatgttgagacagctcgccttgtttattatagttattttcatagtgtaatgtcatatggtattctggtttggggcaaagcagctgacatacagactatatttgtcttacaaaagagagccattcgttctatatataatttaagggtgcgtgaatcattaagagaactttttaaagaaattaatattttaactgtagcttcccaatacatatatgatagtattatttatgttgttaagaatctagactccttcactaagaattctgatgtccataactataatactagaaataaaaataagcttactatcagaaagtttcgtgttcgtaaagtacagaagtcattcgttgggcaatccattcatttttataacaagttaccagaggatgctttaagattaccctttccagctcttaagaattacttaaaaaagtcattgatgttgaaggcttattacagagtcgaggactacttgacagacaaacatgcatggtccaaaccagaaactgtaataacgacaagtagcaattaaaaatattgtattatgtgtagagttaaaggtgactcagctcaggtaagaaagcacatcaaattgtatgaaagcatctcataacaatcagtcagattcatataatatgtattctcatttcttttattgattttaatttcttttccttttgtaagatttgatatgttttctgaaagagctacgtatttgtgatttcatgtacatatatgtttattttttatatcaaattctataaagttatgtactcactgagtataattgcatgaattctatagtaatttaaattgtatttttcttaattactcgtaatgcatgttaattataagatgtaataatgttttgaaaagatgtgtcccgccgagtttgttgccggtcccatattgggataccctcctccaattgaggggggatttaaatcttctcggggcagaggtgtacggttggagccggtaaaggtttatttgacgttcataagcgcattgtaatatgcctacttgaataaactattttttatcttttatcttttatcttttatcatGGTTGCCCTAAATCTACTGGCGCCGTTCTGTAGAGAAAGAGCTGGGTGTATTGGGGATGGGGTAGGAGGAGGCTACCCAAGCTGCCCAGGACCAGAGTCAGTGGAAGGAAAAGATTCGAGCCCTACACCCCAGCAAGGGGTAACAGGACGGAAAGAAGAGAGAAGAATGTGTACATTGCGTCACACATTTTGcctaatgagagagtgagacgcaatgacattggacaaaaaacattggataggtggaataccaccctaacttAACTTGTCTTACATTAACACACAAAAATTCAAAAACAGAGCACCCTTATCTCCCTTTGCTCAAGTTAGTAAAGTGAATTTTAAGACTTTGGCTTTTGACGCTTTATGTTCTAAAGCGTTGTTTTGGCCAGTATATACTAATTGGCCACTCTTTATAATAAGGTTTCAATTGACTTctttctttctgatttgtaaCAATTGTAACGAGTGACCAAtaactatagcagtcaccctacaTAACATTCTGAGAATATAGGAACcgcacacaaaataaataaaacttacaattTACAAACAATTTCATTATGCTACTgacattaatttaaaacatttgaGAATAAAGTTGACCGCGCACCGGTAGTGAGTGCTAAACATCAATACTATCACGCTACTCGCCTGCCACTGACTTAGTTACCGTTCAAGTAATGCCAACGCAGCACGCACCTAACTTAGTTATGTTTAACCTAACTAAATATAGTTTTTATGCCTTGCTCTGCTTATGTTACTGATTCTGTTTGCTTTGGCCGGAAGCTCCAAGAATAGAGTATGGTTTAAGGAAAATTTTAGCTTTTTGGcttatttatgttttattagGTCAACTATTTTAAACAAAGGCGTATCAAAAGTTGTAGGtatgaattaaaaatatatcaaaagcctatcgaaaataaaaaaaaaactgaattaaaTAAAAGTGTGCCCTCTTAAGTAAATATCGCATTTATAGGCCCTACTTTTATTATAGCGTGTAGGTACGGAACCCGTCTTGCGTGTCCATTTTTTCAACCACTTGCTGCAGGTACCTgtttgtagggttccgtacccaaaaggtaaaaacgggaccctattactaagacttcactgtccgtctgtccgtctgtctgtctgtcaccaggcatcTCGTGAACCAtgatagccagacagttgaaattttcacagacgacGTATTtatgttgctgctataacaacaaatactaaaaagtacgaaaccctcggtgggcgagtccgattcgcacttggccgtttttttatatatttttaatgtagcTAATGGATTGTAGAAACAtccgaataaataaaaaaatcctaaaaggGTCCAGTGGCGGTCGGTGGCTTGCGATACGAGCTCGTTAGCGTTATCAACTGATAACAACACTTTGATTTATTGCCAACATATATTCTTTAAAATCCAGCTGCAAAAAAACAGTGCATATCGTATTAAAGTCATTTATTATGGCAGTGCATTACGCTGAGTGGAGGTCCTTTTGTAAAGACATATTAGGTTCGATTTAATTTCGTATAACTTTCTATtcttcgacgaccggtctggcctagtgggtgaccctgcctatgaagccgatggtcccgggttcgaatcctggtaagggcatttatttgtattatgatacagatatttattcctgagtcatggttgttttctatgtatttaagtatttatataattatatatatcgttgtctgagtacccacaacacaagtggggcttagtcaatttgtgtaaaaatgtcgtataatatttattttttatttatttatttatatataacgtACGTAGATTATTACCTATGTGTGATCGTGTAAAAGTTATATCGTGATATTATTGTATAGTCTTTTTCAGCACTTCCACTTCactaaaataatataggtaaaacATACAATATATTCAAGCCACTGGTACTATTCAATAACGTTTATTtaagaataaaacaaaattgatATTGTTAGCAAATAAGTGAGACCAAAAATGAACTACtcagtttgattttttttgggTAGG
This window contains:
- the LOC134672181 gene encoding uncharacterized protein LOC134672181 codes for the protein MNSRASSFTVEDICEAKQVLCKSIGIVGTYVPHRRGDEAGKKSLEDIQKILRENKDRIPEFMATGTSIQPSFDPDKVDVRCLSKEIVALKTRLAEVISKFEASLVTIAELRNEITSLRNAPTRSAASNFKNDHRPDTHVESVSLCVADTVKCAARAAAPPARPPRVRSPPVTSKSRQRAYADVAGQPVAANRVNLPVKVNEARAPLKEKSSRTDVDKEGFTLVERKRKARRAPRKTLCGTAEPVNSGLRVATPSKALCVSRLHYSAVADEVVEYVRRKTGFTLRMHQLQSRHYVHFSSFVVRVPRALVKTSFQKTGWLYLPTVPNSGHGAACQVASSNRATVLLRPPATCGAVLRLDSYTHWIIIEQDTLGGRRGVGGRSAPRRVAECRPDEGDGRFP